In the genome of Aureimonas sp. OT7, one region contains:
- the yghU gene encoding glutathione-dependent disulfide-bond oxidoreductase, with the protein MSDENADYTPPEVWSPPAGDAGRWSSINRPTAGARHEAELPRGSHPMQLYSLATPNGQKAGIMLEELLAAGESGAEYDAWMIDIGKGDQFSSGFVAVNPNSKIPALLDCSSETPVRVFESGAILLHLADRFGKFLPASGPERTEALNWLFWLQGSAPFIGGGFGHFYAYAPFPQEYPINRYAMETKRLLDVADRRLAEARYLGGDSYTIADIAAWPWLGALMNNEAYKAGRFLGVESYTNLRRWTDEVGARPGVQRGRIVNSNDGEKGPGLRERHAASDIDAVLVARAKL; encoded by the coding sequence ATGAGCGACGAAAACGCCGATTATACACCGCCCGAGGTGTGGAGCCCACCTGCCGGGGACGCGGGGCGCTGGTCGTCCATCAACCGCCCCACCGCAGGCGCGCGTCACGAGGCGGAGCTTCCGCGCGGCAGCCATCCCATGCAGCTCTACTCCCTTGCGACGCCCAACGGCCAGAAGGCCGGGATCATGCTGGAAGAGCTGCTGGCCGCCGGCGAAAGCGGTGCCGAATACGATGCCTGGATGATCGATATCGGCAAGGGTGACCAGTTTTCGAGCGGCTTCGTCGCGGTCAACCCCAACTCCAAGATTCCGGCGCTTCTGGACTGCTCGAGCGAGACACCGGTCCGCGTTTTCGAGTCCGGTGCCATCCTGCTGCATCTTGCCGACAGGTTCGGCAAGTTTCTGCCGGCGTCCGGCCCGGAGCGCACGGAAGCTTTGAACTGGCTGTTCTGGCTGCAGGGTTCGGCACCGTTCATCGGTGGGGGCTTCGGCCATTTCTATGCTTACGCACCGTTCCCGCAGGAATACCCCATCAACCGATACGCCATGGAAACCAAGCGGCTGCTGGATGTCGCCGACAGGCGGCTGGCCGAGGCGCGGTACCTGGGGGGCGACTCCTACACCATCGCCGATATCGCGGCATGGCCGTGGCTGGGCGCCCTGATGAACAACGAGGCCTACAAGGCCGGCCGTTTCCTGGGTGTGGAGTCCTATACCAACCTGCGCCGCTGGACGGATGAGGTCGGTGCGCGGCCCGGCGTGCAGCGCGGCCGGATCGTGAATAGCAATGACGGCGAAAAAGGGCCGGGATTGCGGGAAAGGCATGCCGCCTCGGATATCGACGCCGTATTGGTCGCACGCGCAAAGCTTTGA